One window of Pseudomonas urmiensis genomic DNA carries:
- a CDS encoding aldo/keto reductase produces the protein MHRLTSQHGLDMPAIGLGTWPMTGAECTRAVHQALELGYRHIDTATAYDNEAAVGQALRDSPVAREQIHLTTKVWWDRLTPTAMRQSLEDSLRALGTEQVDLFHIHWPGKDWDLARSIDTLVALRDEGKARCIGVANFPLGLLRQVAEELGAPLSAIQVEYHALLDQQPLLDYARQHGMALTAYTPLARGRVAEQQVIRDIAAKHGALPSQVALKWLLDQDGVAVIPKASSEHNQLSNLAALQVQLDDQDRALIAALPKDQRVVNPEFAPDWNS, from the coding sequence ATGCATAGGCTCACCTCCCAGCATGGCCTGGACATGCCCGCCATTGGCCTGGGCACTTGGCCGATGACTGGCGCCGAGTGCACCCGCGCCGTGCACCAGGCGCTGGAGCTTGGTTATCGGCACATCGATACCGCGACGGCGTACGACAACGAAGCTGCGGTAGGCCAGGCGCTGCGTGATAGCCCTGTCGCGCGTGAGCAGATCCACCTCACCACCAAAGTCTGGTGGGATCGCCTGACACCGACGGCGATGCGCCAATCGCTGGAGGACAGCCTGCGCGCCCTAGGCACCGAGCAGGTGGACCTGTTTCATATCCACTGGCCCGGTAAGGACTGGGACCTGGCGCGCAGTATCGACACCCTGGTGGCGCTGCGAGACGAAGGCAAGGCACGTTGCATCGGCGTGGCCAACTTCCCGCTGGGCCTACTACGCCAAGTGGCCGAAGAGCTGGGCGCACCGCTGTCGGCGATTCAGGTGGAGTACCACGCCCTGCTCGACCAGCAGCCATTGCTCGACTACGCCCGCCAGCACGGCATGGCGCTGACGGCCTATACCCCGCTCGCCCGTGGCCGGGTCGCCGAACAGCAGGTCATCCGCGACATCGCCGCCAAACACGGCGCACTGCCCAGCCAGGTTGCGTTGAAATGGCTGCTTGACCAGGACGGCGTGGCGGTGATTCCCAAGGCCAGCAGTGAGCACAATCAATTGTCCAACCTGGCGGCGTTGCAGGTGCAGTTGGATGATCAGGACCGGGCGCTGATCGCCGCCTTGCCGAAGGATCAACGGGTGGTCAACCCTGAGTTTGCTCCAGACTGGAACAGTTGA
- a CDS encoding sensor domain-containing protein, with protein sequence MSLVASSDIMYRLLIQSVVDYAIYMLTPDGVVANWNPGAQRAKGYSADEVVGKHYSLFYEDEDRAAGLPEQNLEQARRTGRFEEQGWRVCKDGSAFRAHVVIDAVRDEQGQLLGFAKVTRDISERHRYELELLEAKVLAEQYSQEMANLSRFLDSVIANIPASVIVQDLDSQRILLANQQAERLFGSQGASMIGRLPGECLLPGAAEYLQLQLANGARSTKGYAAETRVETARGPRTLRSRALLSQKREGQADYVMFVAEDATEELAAHAQIHHMAHHDALTGLPNRTLFNERLKQALLRGEDTGKLTAALCLDLDNFKNINDSLGHAFGDKLLRALGKRLRRELREHDTLARLGGDEFAVILAGLDTAESACNTARRLIEAMCPPFQIEGHQFSVGVSIGIAIAPDDHDQAEQLLGYADMALYEAKRNGRNRFECFHLELDVAARQRRLVETDLRTALHLGQLQLHYQPVVDQQSHEVTGYEALLRWEHPGRGMIMPMDFIPIAEETGLIHEIGARALNLACQEAATWGTEQVVSVNLSPVQFKNANLVHIVALALSDSGLSPLRLELEITESVLLGNSEENVRTLRALKDLGVSISLDDFGTGYSSLGYLRSFPFDRIKIDKSFVHDMCDSREAMSIIRAITELSNSLMIKTTAEGVESAEQMERLRAEGCSHFQGYLYGRPAPACERLKSVALLR encoded by the coding sequence ATGTCGCTAGTTGCCAGTTCCGACATCATGTACCGGCTGTTGATCCAGAGCGTGGTGGACTATGCCATCTACATGCTCACCCCCGATGGCGTGGTCGCCAATTGGAATCCGGGGGCGCAGCGAGCCAAGGGCTACAGCGCCGATGAGGTCGTGGGCAAGCACTATTCCCTGTTCTATGAAGATGAAGACCGCGCAGCCGGGCTGCCCGAACAGAACCTGGAACAAGCGCGGCGCACTGGCCGTTTCGAAGAGCAGGGCTGGCGGGTGTGCAAGGATGGCAGTGCGTTTCGTGCCCATGTGGTAATCGATGCGGTGCGTGATGAACAAGGCCAACTGCTCGGCTTTGCCAAGGTCACCCGCGACATCTCCGAGCGCCACCGCTACGAGCTTGAGCTGCTTGAGGCCAAGGTCTTGGCTGAACAGTACAGCCAGGAAATGGCCAACTTGTCGCGCTTTCTTGATTCGGTGATTGCCAACATCCCTGCCAGCGTCATCGTCCAGGACTTGGACAGCCAGCGCATCCTGCTGGCCAACCAGCAGGCCGAGCGCCTGTTCGGCAGCCAGGGCGCGAGCATGATTGGTCGCCTGCCGGGCGAATGCCTGTTGCCCGGCGCTGCCGAGTATCTGCAACTGCAGCTGGCCAACGGTGCCCGCAGCACCAAGGGTTATGCTGCCGAAACACGGGTAGAGACGGCTCGCGGTCCGCGCACCTTGCGTAGCCGCGCCTTGCTCAGCCAAAAGCGTGAGGGCCAGGCCGACTACGTCATGTTCGTCGCTGAAGACGCCACCGAAGAGTTGGCCGCGCATGCGCAGATCCACCACATGGCCCATCATGACGCTCTGACCGGCCTGCCCAACCGCACCCTGTTCAACGAGCGGCTCAAGCAGGCGCTGCTGCGCGGCGAAGACACCGGCAAGTTGACCGCCGCGCTGTGCCTGGACCTGGACAACTTCAAGAACATCAACGACTCCCTCGGCCATGCCTTTGGCGACAAGCTACTGCGCGCCCTGGGCAAACGCCTGCGCCGGGAGCTGCGCGAACATGACACCTTGGCCCGACTGGGCGGCGATGAATTTGCCGTGATTCTGGCTGGCCTGGACACCGCCGAATCTGCCTGCAACACCGCCCGGCGCTTGATCGAAGCCATGTGCCCGCCGTTCCAGATCGAAGGGCATCAGTTTTCGGTGGGGGTGAGCATCGGTATCGCCATCGCCCCGGACGATCACGACCAGGCCGAACAACTGCTCGGCTACGCCGACATGGCCCTGTACGAAGCCAAGCGCAATGGGCGCAATCGCTTCGAGTGCTTCCACCTTGAGCTGGACGTGGCTGCCCGCCAGCGCCGCTTGGTCGAAACCGACTTGCGCACGGCCTTGCACCTGGGCCAGTTGCAATTGCATTACCAGCCCGTGGTGGATCAACAAAGCCACGAGGTGACCGGCTACGAAGCGTTGCTGAGATGGGAGCACCCGGGCCGGGGCATGATCATGCCGATGGACTTCATCCCGATTGCCGAAGAGACTGGGCTGATCCATGAAATCGGCGCCCGTGCGCTCAACCTGGCGTGCCAGGAGGCGGCCACCTGGGGCACTGAACAAGTGGTCTCGGTCAACCTGTCACCGGTGCAGTTCAAAAATGCCAACCTGGTGCATATCGTCGCCCTGGCGTTGTCCGATTCCGGTTTGTCGCCGCTGCGCCTGGAGCTGGAGATCACCGAATCGGTGCTGCTGGGTAACAGTGAGGAAAACGTGCGCACCCTGCGGGCGCTGAAGGACTTGGGCGTGTCGATTTCCCTGGACGACTTTGGCACTGGCTACTCGTCGCTGGGCTATCTGCGCTCGTTCCCGTTCGATCGGATCAAGATCGACAAGTCGTTCGTCCATGACATGTGCGACAGCCGCGAGGCGATGTCGATCATCCGCGCCATTACTGAGCTCTCCAACAGCCTGATGATCAAGACCACGGCTGAAGGTGTGGAGTCAGCTGAACAGATGGAGCGCTTGCGCGCCGAGGGTTGCTCGCACTTCCAGGGCTACCTGTATGGTCGGCCAGCGCCTGCCTGCGAGCGCTTGAAGAGCGTGGCGTTGCTGCGCTGA